The Apodemus sylvaticus chromosome 19, mApoSyl1.1, whole genome shotgun sequence sequence ATTTCTTTCTTGAGGGGAGGTGACAAGAAAGGCTTCCACATAATAGCCTagccaagatggcctcaaactcacagacatccacctgcctctgcttccccagttctGGGAAGAAAGGCGGCATCAGGAGTCACCACATTCAGCTCCAAGGGAGGCTTGGCTCTTCAGTCCTCAGGGGCTTCCTTGCCCCATGCccaggcccctccccctccccccaggatcCTCCGGTTCCCATGGCAGCTCGTGAGGGAGCAGGTACGGCAGACAGTGGCAGAAGCTCTCCAGGTATGGAGTGAGGTGACCCCACTCACTTTCACCGAGGTGCATGAGGGACGCGCTGACATCATGATCGACTTTGCCAGGTGAGACCTGTGGGCTGGGACCTTTCTGGGACCTTTCTGGGCAGCCTCTAACTGTGTTCTtccccccacccttcccctcagGTACTGGCATGGGGACAACTTGCCATTTGATGGGCCTGGAGGTATCCTGGCCCATGCCTTCTTCCCTAAGACCCACCGAGAAGGCGATGTACACTTTGACTATGACGAAACTTGGACTATTGGGGACAACCAGGGTATGTGGTGTAGACCCATCTTCCAGACAAGGCAACTAAGGAGCACTTAGTGGGGTCTAGAGATTAATTAGGCTACTGGTGGCAAGCGGTGGCGTTCACTAACtcactcttccccctcctcctccccctctccctttccaggCACAGACCTACTGCAAGTGGCAGCTCATGAATTTGGCCATGTTCTGGGACTGCAACATACCACAGCAGCTAAGGCCCTCATGTCTCCTTTCTACACCTTCCGATACCCTCTGAGCCTTAGCCCAGATGACCGAAGGGGCATCCAGCACCTCTATGGCCGCCGGCCCCAGCtgacccccacctcccccaccccaaccttgAGCTCCCAGGCTGGGACAGATACCAATGAGATTGCACTGCTGGAGGTACGAAGGAGGAGGGTGGGAAGTCAGAGGTGAGACCCCGCCCCTGTTCCCTCTGCAGCCCTGCTGGTCTTAGGGCTCCAGCATGCTCTCTATTCTGGCCCCTTTATTCCACCACAGCCGGAAACCCCGCCAGATGTCTGTGAGACTTCTTTTGATGCAGTTTCCACCATCCGAGGCGAGCTCTTCTTCTTCAAGGCAGGCTTTGTGTGGAGGCTGCGCAGTGGGCGACTGCAGCCCGGGTATCCTGCCCTGGCCTCTCGACACTGGCAAGGACTGCCCAGCCCAGTGGATGCAGCTTTTGAGGATGCCCAGGGCCAGATTTGGTTCTTCCAAGGTGAGTGGCGATTGGAAGACAGCCAGGAATAGTGACAGAGGACTCAGGGACACAGTGGGTAGGGAGACGGTGCCCTGAGGACTTAGAGCCGCGAGAGAATGGGGCTCATTCCTTGGGCACAGCTGAGCGTCTCAGAGGTGGCGGCTCGGCTCTCGGAAGGTCTTGCACACTGCGGCTGCGCGCTAATGTGTGGGGCGGGGCTTAGAGATTTAGGCTCAGGGGCAGAATAACTCAGAGTGAAGCTTGCAAAGAGCGGAGCAGGAAAGTGATCTAGGCATAACCCTGGAGCCTGTGATTTCAACTCTCATCTGGCAGAGGTGACAACCTAGACCGTTCCAGGTGGCAGGACTTCATAAACTCAGGTGAGGCGTGGGAACCCTGTATATGCACTCCAAGGCAGGCAAGGGACCTGGGTTCCAGGGGCTGGGACCCCGGGATGGTCAGCAAACATGTGCAAAGGGCACCCCTCTGTCGACCAGAATGACCTTAATTTGGGTTATCGAACCTAAGTTTATCTTTCGCCTCACCCAGCTCGTTCTAGCGTCCCCCTGGGCTCGGGTCGCTGAGAAAGCACAACTGACCAGCAATGCTCTGCAGACAAAAGAAACAGGCAGGGAGAGTCCCTGATGGCGGCCAAGCCGATCCACAGGGACTGGGGATGGCAGTGGTGGTTTGGCAGCTCCTGGCAGCAGCCCTCTCTGGCAGGTGCCCGGTACTGGGTATATGACGGTGAGAAGCCAGTCCTAGGCCCTGCACTACTCTCCAAGCTGGGCCTGCAGGGGTCCCCAATCCATGCTGCCTTGGTCTGGGGTCCTGAGAAGAACAAGATCTACTTCTTCCGAGGCGGAGACTATTGGCGCTTCCATCCCAGAACCCAACGAGTGGACAATCCTGTGCCCCGTCGCGCCACTGACTGGCGAGGGGTACCTTCGGAGATCGACGCTGCCTTCCAGGATGCTGAGGGTGGGTAGAGGGTAAGGTAGCTGGAGGGGAGTGAGcatcctgcttccctccctcactctgcTCCCCCCATACCTCACCCCCCCACCCTGCCTAACTTCATAAGGCCCAGCTCATCATCATAGAGCCATTGTCTAGAGCCAAGAGCTCTCCTCTTGGTGGCCAACCAGTGTTATGCCCcatgttaaaaaatgaaatggagccgggcagtggtggcgcatgcctgtaatcccagcacttgggaggcagaggcaggcggatttctgagttcgaggccagcctggtctacagagtgagttccaggacagccaaggctatacagagaaaccctgtctttaaaaaaccaaatccaaaaaaaaaaaaaaaaaaaaaatgaagtggaaggggctggagagatggctcaggatggttaaaagcactgaatgctcttccagaagttctgagttcaaatcccagcaaccacatggtgtctcacaaccatctgtaatgggatctgatgccctcttctggtgtgtctgaagacagctacagtatatttatatgcataaaataaaattttagaaagaaagaaagaaaagaaagaaagaaagaacgaaagaaagaaaaaacgaaagaaagaaatggaaggccAGAGGGGTACAAGGATTTGCCCAGGTCCCTTGGCCACAGCCAATGCTTACCAAGGATAGACAATGCTTCAGGCAGGGCACCACACTTCTTACATGTCTCTAGTAGGTCTCAGAACAGCCTTCTGACATCACGAGCTCTCTCCAAACTGGTCCCGCACAGCTCTTTTTGTTTGAGGCATAGTCTTCCTACATACCCCCTGGCTCACCCGGGACTTGCCTTGTAGACCAAGTgaggcttgaactcacagaaatctgtctgggatggaaggcgtgcatcaccatgcctgaccATAACGGATCTTACTAGCATAGTGTCAGGGGCAGACAGAGGCATTGGGAAGAAGGTCACTGAACGTCATAGATGAACAACGGTGTTCCTGAGCTCCTGAGCACTGAAGCACCAGGTTTTGTCCTAAGTGCAGAGAACTCTCCTCTGCTTCTGTGCTCCCAACCCTGGGTCTCACCGGGAGCACTTTGGAGTAGCTTCAAGCTCTGTATCTCTAGTATTGCCTTCTGTGGTGTGGAAGTTAGGGGGAGTTTGGTAACAGGAACAGTATTTGCTTTCCTGCAAGGTAGGATTTGAGCTGAGGTTCCTGGTACCCACTGAACCTGTCTGCCTGGTGGGCTTACAGAAAGGTTCCCTGAAGGGAAAGGAGGTTGTCCCTGCAGGgcgtggcggcacacacctgtaatcctagcacttgggaggcggaggcaggcagatttctgagttcgaggccagcctggtctacagagtgagttccaggacagccaggactccacagagaaaccttgtctcaaaaaaccaaaaaaaaaaaaaaaaaaaaaaaaaaagaaagaaagaaagaaagaaagaaaaaagaaaagaaagaaagaaagaaacaaagaaagaaaggaggttaTAGTAAAGCCAGCTCTGGAGTctgcagtttatttatttacttattttgaaggcagggtctcttgtagtctaggctagcttcaaacttagtatgtagccaaggatgcccATGAACTCCTtattctcttgcctctaccttctgagagcAGGGAATCCAGACACGAAGCTACCATGCCTAGCTTGGCAGATGCCTAGCTTGGTGACCAAGGCCTGTGTGGTGTCTGACCCTCGGCCCAGCCTGACAGGCTTGTGCAGAGTTTAGTACCCACTGACGGACTTCCTTCTCTCTTCAGGCTATGCCTACTTCCTTCGTGGCCATCTCTACTGGAAGTTTGACCCTGTGAAGGTGAAGGTCCTAGACGGCTTTCCTCGCCCCATAGGTCCTGATTTCTTTGACTGTGCAGAGCCTGCCAATACGTTCCGCTAATGACACCTTGGATGCATTCAGGGGTACTGACCCCTGCCGGGGGCACTTGGATCATTAAAGAGACCCACAGCCGTATTCATGGCTCTGGGCTTGAATTCAGGCATGGGACAGACAGGGCCTATGTCTCCTcaggggagtgggttgggtgtagCCACTGTTTCCAGGGAGGACCATGCTGGTCATGGTCACCTGCCAACAATTGTCTCAGACTTGGCAAAGGCTTTGGCATTACTTAAAAATAAGGGAGGTTTTGGGCTGACAATATTTTTCAGCTACTGATAATCCGCAGTTAACCTGCCTGGCTGCCCAGGGTCTCCATCTCTGTCCCCCAAAGTAGAACCCCCACAGAAATTCAGGAACCATGGTGTGTTTGTTCTGTTCCTGTAATGAGgttcctggtggtggtggtggtagtaatgAGATGCCCAGGGTACCTTGTCGCCCCAGCTGGTCAACTGAGCCAGTATCTTTCCTGGTAAGTCAGCTCTGGAGAGATATTGGACTGATCACATTCTGTCAAGTGATTTAGACAAGTGTTTCCTGGAACTCAGGCCAAAGGTACACAGCCAGCCAGGGAGGCCGTTGCTTCCTCCTAGAGACACTGAACCTCAGAGGCCCACATACCTCACAGCCTTGCCCCAGGCCACTTCTACCTGGGGCTCTCTTCCTAGCACAGGTACCCTCCAAAGCCATGTAAATGTGTGTACAGTGTAtaaagccttttttaaaaaaaaaaaaaagccgagaCTGTCATTAAACGTGTGTTTTTAAGTGCTTGTCTGGTTTGGTTTCTCTTTGCAATTTGCATCAAGATTTGGGAGTTAGGGTTAAAGCCTTCGTTCCAAGACTGTTAACCTGGGGCTAGGGTCAATGTTTAGAGTTTCTCTTATTCCGTTCCTGAACAAATAGAGGCACACCCACAGTggcttttttgatttgttttgttttttgtttttgtttttcaagtcagggtttctctgtgtagccctggctgtcctggaactcactctgtagaccaggctggcctcgaactcagaaatctgcctgcctctgcctcccaagtgctgggattaaaggtgtgtgccaacaccgCCCCGATGTCACTTTTACCTTCATGTTCTGTGcaatacatattttatgtatctatgtaaacTCTAGAAAGCACAAATGAGACAAAATGTATTTGTCTCTTTGGCTTGATTTATTTAATAAGATATCTCCAGgtgcatccattttcctgaaaacaatttaattttgttttcttggcaAAAATAAATTCCATCAGGTGCACACATTTCAcaatctttttgtttatttgtttgtttgtttgtttgctttctgagaCAGTTTTTCTACATaccccgggctgtcctggaactcactataccAAGTTTGCCAATACCTCTCCTACAATCCTCCAGTCGGCCTACgagggctgggactaaagacctgtgtcaccacacccagcccagatcatttctgatttttcgagacagggtttttctttgtaaccctggctgtcttggaactcactatgtagaccaggctggcctataactcacagaaatcctcctgtctctgcctcccgagtactggggcTAAAGACCTGCGTCATCACATCCAGCTTAGATAACACtttcttcatccattcctctactgtTGAATAGCAGCTATCTAGGGCAGGCTATAACTTAAGCTCCTGGAACAGTGATACAATAAACATCTTTTAAACATTTTGGAGTCATCGTTCCGTTCAACAGGGGGTGGACTGCTTGGACACTTTGCAGAAACACTGTCTTTCCTCGGAGCTGTTGTGTTTTTTCCTTCATCCCAGGGCGGAGTGCCAGCTCTGGCTGTGCGACTAAGAAAGCTAACGCCTGAGTCAGGGCCTCAGTGACTATTTCTGTCGCTGAGAAGTTTTCCTCCATACCGGTAGGCCTGGGGAAGCAAAAAGAATTCGGGTCCCTTTAAGGGCCTACGGGGACGCGCTCGGCCTTGTGCCGCACAGGCGGCAGCGCGCACGTTAGCGTCAGATCCCCGCGCATGCGTAGCGTAAGGAGGGCGGCCTGCTCGTCGCAGAGACGGCTAAGGAACCCAGTAGTGACGCGAGCGCCTGCTCGGTTCACCCGGCTCGCTCTGCCCGTCCTTCACCTCCCGGCCTCCGTTCCTTTCGGTCCGACGCGCCTCGGCCCCGCCCCAGTCCACCGGATTCTTTCCAGCTCGACCCCGGCTGCCGGTTTCCCCCGCCGCCATGATGATGATGGCGTTGAGCAAGACCTTCGGGCAGAAGCCCGTCAAGTTTCAGCTGGAGGACGACGGGGAGTTCTACATGATCGGCTCCGAGGTAGCCCGCGGCGCGTTCTCGGCTTCCCGGGCAGCGGCTGGCCGGCTCGAGTCCTGGGGCGGGCTAGTGCTCCCCGAGTGCGCGCCTCCATTCATCGCGGAGGCGGGCGCGTGCTCGCAGCTGGGGCGTGGCCTGGTGGGCGTGGCCTGGTGGGCGTGGCCGTGCCCTCACCCTCCTGGACCATCCTGGGTTTTCTTACTCGCTTAACGTTGTTCAGACCCTAAGCATCTGTCCCATCTTAGCGCCGAGCCGGTACACTGTAGGCAGATGGGAAAAGGATGTTAGGGAAGCCCCGTGCAGTACTGTCCTTGAATCCTTTGGCAGCTCTCGTGCACCCCACTGAAATCTCTAGTTTTGAGCCTGAGGCTTAGGAAAGCCTCCACCCCTTTTGTGTTCCTCCTTCTGAGGTGGACTGCAGAAGCATTTATGAACTTTACGATGTTTAGAAAGGGATTGGAGATGTTTGCTTTTGAGTGCATGCGGCCCGGAGGCCGGAAGCACTAACATTTTGGAGATCTGTGAACTGACTTTGAGTTTTTATAGGAGATAAATCTGTAGGATCGCTAACCCATAACTCATAACTAGAAGAGACAGTTTCTGTTCCAGTCAGGTGGACACGGTTTCTTAggtttgtgcctgtgtgttcctacccctttcacaggggtcgcatatcaaatatcctgcatattagatattgaCATTATGACTcgtaactgtagcaaaattacagttatggagtagcaacgaaataattttatggtggagggggtcattacaacatgagcaactgtattaaaggggcacagcattaggaaggttgagaactactaccTTAGAAAAACCCTGCAGTTAGCCCTAGAGACCAGCCAAATGTAtgaaatgtcttttctttctttttcttttcttttctttggggcAGATTGTCTCAAACTAGCTTCCTTCCATCTAAAGGCAACCCCCAGCCAGTTttttgtctcccctccccccttctctttgAGACGAGATCTCATGTACCTCTGGCTGGCTTGTAACTccactttgtagacctggctgaccttgaactcacagaaatccacctgcctctgcctctgggtgtTAGGATCAAAGCACTTGGTGCCACCACTCTCAGTTTATatgttcgttctttctttctttctttctttctctctttctttctttctttctcttttttgttttataagatgCGGGTGGCCAGGCACTGGACTGTGCCTTTAATCCAAAtactcaggaagtagaaggagaGAGTGAttttgagtccagcctggcctaAGTAGTAAGATCTTGTCttgaaaggaataaaaaaataataataaaattcagaTGTGTGGATGTCATCCAGTAGACATGTAACATGTGTAAAGAGGTAAGTGCAGCCCTGGAGAGCTAATACCATTTCAGACTGCCAGGAGTCACCTCCCGGCAGCTGTGACATATATTCCATTTCATTAGTGTGTCGGTTGAATCAGGTCGTGGTACCAATGTTGTCAGAAACATCCAgacttagtttctgttttcaccaTTTTTCCATTAAACACAAAGTGCGATCCACCATGACAGTTCCCACCGTCACGTCTGTACTGCTGTTGCTTGGTTGCTGTGCTGGGGACATGCACTCAGGACCCGTCCATGTTCCACGGCTCAGAAGGGTCCTCGTTGGACACTAGGCATTTGCTCAAATGCAAGGCATGTAAGGCAGTTGAGGACTTTAAACAGTCTGTGCAGAAGGACTTGTTGAAAGATGTTTATTTACCTGAACTGACCAGTGAAGGGGTAAATCTGGCCCCAGCTCtagttttgaaaagaaaattctcatgtggtgGATCGACTGGAAGGCAGCTCCTAGTCAGGTGGGAAGAGCTTCGGGAGGCTTAGTGACAACTTGCTCTGCCTCCAGACCCTCGCCCTCATCTCCCTCTGTTTTCCTCAGTTCCCATTCCTCGTGCtgggaacccagagccttgtgcgTGCTAAACACATGCTCTTGTGCTGAGCGCTTCTCTCGGCTGGTTGCATCTGAGATGCTTACACTGGAAACAAGTGCTTTTTGAAGTCATCGTTTTAGGTTTTAGAAAGCCTAACCACaaccttcttttggcctctggcCTCTTGGCCTTCCCAGTTGATTGAGAATAGTTATCCTGAAATCAAAACGGGCAGTTTTCTCATTCTGGGGCCTGGCTTTGATTTGGGAAGAGCAGAGGGTCATACAGTGCTTTTGTCTGCAGTTCCTATAGCAGGATTGTATGGATGATCGATGGTCCTGGTCCCTTCGTCATAGAAAATGAACTCAGTATTCAGACAGATGGGCCAGACACAGCAACACTAGCAGTGTCTCTGATGTCTGCAATGGATGTGACTGTGCCCTGTgcccctgtcttttttttttttttttttgattttgattttttttttccgagacagagtttctctgtatagccctggctgtcctggaactcattctgtagaccaggctggcctcgaactcagaaatccacttgcctctgcctcccagagtgctgggattataggcatgtgccaccaccacccggctgactGTGCCCCTGTCATCCTATCATTTGCCACAGGAGTCACAGAACTTTGAAGAAATCAGTACCCAAATTCAGAATTCTTTATTTTGTATTCCAGAGAGGGCAAAGACTGACTTAGGAAAAGCTAAGTGGTCCAGCCTGGTGTTCTAGGGTTTGCGATACAGTACCCTCCCCATAGCCATGGGAGACTACTTTGCagcacttctttaatcccagcacccagtaAGCAGAGGCATGcccatctctgagttcagggacagcctggtctacatagtgagttccaggccaaccagggctatgtagtgagaatCTATGTTTAGGAAAAAATCGATAGTATTGCTAACACTTTTCTACAAATGGATGGGAACAATACTTTTACCTTTGGGTGATAATGACCCACAAACCAAACAGTAACAAGGAGTCTTTGCTGTTCTATGTATAGATTGTTTGCCTCTTGGGCTCAGCAGCTCTGGCTGCTGGTCATGGAAATCTCTTCTGGAAGAAAAGTGCAGAGACTGCTCTCACGTAATAAATGTACGCTAACTAGGTAGAGAAGATGAAAAGAATAGTTGGAGTGATGCTTTTAAAGCAGAGTCCAGACTCGAGGGCCTGGCGCGGCCGagtgggcctttaatcccagtattcagggggcagaggcaagtcggtccatctctgtgagtttgaggccagccttgtctacatagggagttccaggccagccagggctacacggtgaGATTCTGTGTTATGGAAAACACGTCAGGGTTGTTAAGTCGTGACTGGTGATTAAGAGGCCTGATGTGTTGCCAGTTGCCCTCACAGTGTGACTCTGAAGATAGCATTTCTGAAAAGTCGGTGAGACTGTAGAACCCATAAAAAACCCATAGGACGAGCTTCTTACGAAGGCCATATTTACAGTATTGCTACAAACAAACTGAAGCTATTACTTGGGGGAAGTAGTGATTTATAGGAAAGGCTAGGGATTACTAATATAGTGCTTTTTTTAGACTCTAGAAAATTCTTTGGCATCTCTGGCCAGACTTTTATTACTAAACAAAGCAACATAGGCAACGGGACAAATTATCTCGCATCTGtctaaaattaaagactttttggtgTTTATTGCCTTGTAAAAATATCAAAGTCTACATCTTAAGATGAAAGAAGGTCACAGGAGTCTTGGATTTCAGAAAAGTGCCAACGTCACTAGTCAGGTCGGAATCACAAGCCTCTTACTAAGCTCTGGGATCCTCCCCTGGTTCTGAAGTCAGGAGACACAGATGCCAGCCAGATGTGCACTGCTCTTGAACCCTTGATGTCAGCAGAACATGCTTGTCGACCGCTGAAATCTTGGCATCTGGAGGCATTGCCTCGACGTGGTGCTAGGTTGCCCGACCTTCATAATGAGCCTTCTTGCTTTACCCATAGGTGGGCAACTACCTGCGTATGTTCCGAGGTTCTCTGTACAAGAGGTATCCCTCACTCTGGCGGCGACTAGCCActgtggaagaaaggaagaaaatagtgGCCTCGTCAcatggtaaaaaaacaaaacctaacactAAGGGTGCGTCTTCACGAGGGTTTGTAAACCTGTTTCAAAACCACTCGCTTATGTCATGAAGATAAAACGTTTTCACTCCAGTGTCTTCATTGCAGCCTGACCTTAGATCGGTAGGGAGCATCCCGGGGCGGGCCACCCTGCCAGAGCACACAAGCTTCAGGTGAGAGTGGCTCAGGGATAGCCTTCTGTACTCCACTGGTGTATGGTCCTGGCTAGGCCAGGGGGTGTGCCAGGGGCTGGGGCCAGGGCAGTGGTAGGTGCTGTGAAGACATGTTGGTCTCAAAACGTTTTAGGAATGCTGAGATCTGCTTCCATTTGCTGTGAGTGTGTCGCTGTAGTCATCCTTGCAGCCGGAGATGGCGGCCCcagccctctctctcctctggggCTTTCACTGCTTCCCTCCCTCAGCACATTCGTCCTGTAATACTTCATCTCGACAGCCAGTGTGCTAAGCTCACATGCATGTACCCACCCCGTGTGGCCTGCCCTGTGCCTGGGGCTGGCCAGGTGAGCCATCTGATGCTAGTGAAACTAGTGTGGGCTCTGGGCTGTGGCAGCTCTGTGCAGCGCGATGCTGCTGTTCATACACTCTGGCGCCTCCGGCGTGTGGGTTTGGGTGTGGGTGCAGCATGCCATCTGGCTGGTGGCAAAACTTCTTTGCACTCAGCAGACGCACCCTGTAGAGAGCTGCCCCGGGCctgcatgtgcacgtgcatgcatgcatgctcataGCACTGTCGTCTGTCTTGTCTGTAGGTGCTAACGTAGTTTTGTCTATTATGGTAAACTGGGGGTTCTTTTAATGCAGGAGCCAGAACTGCTTTTATTCACTACTAAAACATAGCCACTGTTGCCTAAAACAGGCTTTTTTGTGTCCCTGTGCTACAAGTAAAGGACAGTCGCTAGCATGGTGActgcctagctctgcctccctaccCTTCCTGGAGTTCCCATGAAGTCCTACTGGTCTTTCTGCTGTGGTCCTTCCTTCCCTGTGACTGAGAGAGTCCTCCGGTGACGCTAAGCTAAGCAGGCCCTGCCGATAACTAGCAGCTCTTGGCAAAGGTTCTGTCTTGTTTTTTCCACACAGCACATCTGGCCTAGCTCGGGGATGGGAACTTCTGCTTGAACGAAACATTTCTTTCCAACTCTGGGctcttgttttaaaagaaaagtagtCAGTCTTCATTGTGTCTCATACATTGCTTCATGTTTTAGATTGTGGTAGTGTCAGACCTCTTCCCACTGGGGTGTTATTCGGAAGCCTTCCTGGCAGCCCCTGAGCTGCCGCTGCCCCAAACATCTCTGCCTCGGAGCTCATGCTCTTAGGAGGCGAATTCCTCCAAATCCACCCCGCCAGAGGCGTTCTCTA is a genomic window containing:
- the Mmp11 gene encoding stromelysin-3, which codes for MARAACTLRAVSRALLLPLPLLLLLLLLLLPPPLMARARPPPESHHHHPVKRGPQLLHAALLDSLTSVPASRWVPSPASSSRPLRCGVPDPPEVLNARNRQKRFVLSGGRWEKTDLTYRILRFPWQLVREQVRQTVAEALQVWSEVTPLTFTEVHEGRADIMIDFARYWHGDNLPFDGPGGILAHAFFPKTHREGDVHFDYDETWTIGDNQGTDLLQVAAHEFGHVLGLQHTTAAKALMSPFYTFRYPLSLSPDDRRGIQHLYGRRPQLTPTSPTPTLSSQAGTDTNEIALLEPETPPDVCETSFDAVSTIRGELFFFKAGFVWRLRSGRLQPGYPALASRHWQGLPSPVDAAFEDAQGQIWFFQGARYWVYDGEKPVLGPALLSKLGLQGSPIHAALVWGPEKNKIYFFRGGDYWRFHPRTQRVDNPVPRRATDWRGVPSEIDAAFQDAEGYAYFLRGHLYWKFDPVKVKVLDGFPRPIGPDFFDCAEPANTFR